The stretch of DNA AGGTGCCACCGCTCCtgcccccagggctgctgctgcggctgtGGCCCTTCCCCAGTGTGGTTGTATTGGGTCCCCTGGCCACCCCTGgccccagcagtgctgccaggctctcccttgctgctgcctctggCCCTCTGAGAGCCCCTTTTGGGTGGGTTTTCCCCATTTTGCAGCCGGTCTAGCGGTGCCTCCCCATCGGGAGCAGGGCTGTCAGATGCAGAAGCAATGACTGCTGGCACCTCCCCTGCCCACGCtgtctctgcagggctggggtcccTCTCCAGGACACTTTTCCTACCTCCAGGAGGCTGCCGTGTGCACCGCTTTGCAGGTAGTAAGTCACCGGTGGGTGCATTGCTGTGGCTTGTTGAGTTGCTGCTGGTTAACCGAGCTGCAGTAATGGGTGGGTTATAGCTCACTGCCAGCAAGTAAAATGCAAAGTAGCTTAAACCACTGCAATTGTCTGTCTCTTGCAGTTGTTTGAGTGCACGTGTGGCCAGTGGCTGCAGCACGGCTGACCCATGGCAATGCGTGACGCTGCAGCAGCGCTGCCCATCCCTGCCGGGGTGCGGGAGTTGCAGCGAGCGTTGtggctggtggggtggggatggCATTGCGGGGGGGAACAAATGCCGGTGGGCTGGAGTAGACCTTGGCTGCCCAACCCTGGAGAGGTTTTCTGAGCCGggtggctgcggggctggggcaATGCACCGGCAGCAGGAGCATGAGGAGAGAGCTGGTCCCTGGACACAGGGGCGAAACCGTCCCGGGGCTCCAAGGAGTCCCTGTGAGCGCTTGCGTGGGGCAGATGGCTGTGCCACTGAGGAGCATGGTGCTGGGCATGGACCAAGGCAGGGCActggctgccagcagctggcTGGACGCAGGAGCGCAGGGCTGCCCGGAAAGGCTGGTGGCTCTGGCTGCACTGTTGGACCGTGATGCTGCACCTCTTGCTGAAGCAGAGCTGTTGCCCCAGCCTTGCTGGGTCTCGTGGCCAGAAAGCCTCATTTGCTTATGGCAGGTGGCACTGGTGACTTTTGCTGGGGCGCTCGGGGTGTGCTGTGGCCCTTGGGGAGGTTTGGTTTGTCAGTCTGCGGGTGAGAGATGGGAGACAAAAATGAGGTGCTTGGAGAAGTGCCTGCTGGTGGATTGGGGATTCTGCTGGAGGTCGAGTCCAAGCCTGGTGCgagtggtttttttggggtgtgCTTATCCCCTGGGGTAGTGTGGCCCCAGGGGCGGCCCTACCTTCAGTCAGGGCACGCACCAGGTGAGCCATGCTGCCATCGGCCACTGCATGGTCTCCTTGTAAAGGCTGATGTGATGTTGGCTCACCTTCTGCCACACAGCCCGGCAGTGATGCTCGTGCTCCCGTTCCCAGGCTGGCGCCGGCCAAGTGCGGTGTCTGCCGGCTCACCGCAGCGGCAGCCTGAGACTCGTTGCTTAACAACATGCTGGAGTGGAATAGGAAGTGTTTTGTCACCGCGAGATGGGAAGAGATCACCATTTTCCCAATAGGCAGGGCAGCATTTGTTTGTTCTGTGTCCATGTGGATGTCCCCGCTGCTCTGGGGACTTAGGCTGTTTGTGGCGTGGCCGTGgctgctctcctctgctctgccgGGGCAGTGGTTTTCACCAATGCCCCTTATCAAGCGTCCGCAATTTCTAACTGCCAGCGTGCGTGTCCTGCTGTCGGCCatcctgccttcccttcccctccttgcCTGCATTTTTATGCCTCCCCAGGCCCCTTCTTGCCAGCAGAATTTCCAACTCAGTGATTTCTGTGAATGTGGAAATGTTCCTCCCTTTTTATAGgggaaaaattcatttttagcCAACTCTCGGTTATTGTTCCTCTTCCTGCGCAGGGGGCGGGTGCGCAGGGCTCAGGGGCTCCAGCCATGGCTGCTCTGCTTGGACCTGCTGCCGCCGCCGTCCCCTGCTGTGTGCTCCCCCAGCGTGTGCCCCTGCCTGCGGGACGGCTCCGGCTGCTTTTGGAGCCCCTCAAGCCACCGGGTATTTCTAAGGCCGAACAAAGCActttggggtgggagggaggcacAGCCCCCGCCAATGTGGTCTCCCTCTGCTTGTCACCGTCCAGTGCAGTAACTGGATCCCGTCTTGGTCACCCAGCCTTGGGACACAGCCCAAGGCATTGCACCCCTGCGTGGCACCTCTGCATGATACTAAATCCCAAGGTTTGAGTGTGAGTGTGTGTAAATGTGATTTATTGCTGCATTCTTGGCTCGGAGGGGCTGCGAGCCCCCCAGGCCCTCCCTTATGGCTCACCACCACGTCACCCTCAAAGACTCGACGGCCAGGTTGTTTTTCCAGGTCCTGCCAAGCAGCAGGTGTAACTGTGGCAGGGGACGCTCTGGCTTTTTGTAGGTGCCGTCCTTTCTCGCTGCCCCGTGTGAGCCGGGGCGCCAGAGCCGCGTGGTGGGTGGGATCTGGCAGCGCTCCTGCATGGAGCCAGAGCCGCCCCAAAACTTGCTTTGGGAAGCTCCGTACTCTGTCCGGtgtctccctgcagcagctgtgggacTGGGGTCCCGCCAGCATCTGCAGTGCCACGTGGGCCCTCGGGGCCGGGTCTGCTCCTGCCGGTCCGTCTGCCGGCGCTGCCAGGGTGTGGGCAGGAGCCGGGGCAAGCGCAGGGGGGGGCCTCCGCTCTGCGTCACCCTGGATTTCTCACCagccctcctcccagccccgTTTCCTCATTTGCGTGGCCAGTGATGGCTGCGATCCTGCGGCGCAGCAAGGGGAAATGATTACCATGTGGAGAGGCAGCACAGAGGCATGTTCGTggccccagacccccccagggCTCTTCCTAGAAAAGAGAGGGTGACTCAGAGCCAGggtcccctgcccccccacacCTCTTCCTTCGGTAGCCGGAGGTGactccagcagcactggagaaCTTGGAGGCTCCTGCAAAGGGCTTTGGGAACCTGGAGGAACCTGCAAAGGGGCTTGCAGGGGCAGCCAGGGCGGGACCCCCACCCACAGCGCGGCACCCGGCCTGGCCGCGGTGCCCTGACGAGCCCATCTCCGCGGCAGGTGGTGGTGAGCCATGGCGGTGTGGATCCAGGCGCAGCAGCTCCAGGGCGAAGCCCTGCGGCAGATGCAGGCGCTCTACGGGCAGCACTTTCCCATCGAGGTGCGGCACTACCTGTCACAGTGGATCGAGAGCCAGGCTTGGTAGGTCAGCGGGGTCCCCGTCCCTGTGGGGGATGCTGGGCTTGGCAGCACCTGCCCTGGGGGTGCCGGCAGGTGCCCCCCACCTCCGCCAGGGACCCCCCttgcggggccggggctgccctgACGCCGCCGCTCTGCTCCGCACACACAGGGACTCCATCGACCTCGACAACCCCCAGGAGAATGTGAAGGCGACGCAGCTGCTGGAGGGGCTGAtccaggagctgcagaagaAGGCAGACCACCAAGTGGGCGAAGATGGCTTCCTGCTGAAGATCAAGCTGGGGCACTATGCCACGCAGCTGCAGGTGAGGGGGGGCCGCgggtgggggctgcagggctgaggggtgtccctgccccgtGCCTGGCTCAGGCCGCGCTCTCCCCACAGAACACATACGACCGGTGCCCCATGGAGCTGGTGCGCTGCATCCGGCACATCCTCTACCACGAGCAGCGGCTGGTGCGGGAGGCGAACAACGTGAGTGGGGGCCAGGGAGCAGGGCccggcagggtgggggggatgcTCAGAGGCTCCAATACCGGGATGATGGGAGCAGCCCTGAGGCAGGGGGTGCTCTGGGTCCCCGCTGcccccagggggatggggagggtCCCCTTGCCGTGCTGAGCGCTCCCTGTGCCCCGTGCAGAGCCCCTCGCCGGCTGGCTCCCTGGTGGATGCCATGTCCCAGAAGCACCTGCAGATCAACCAGACCTTCGAGGAGCTGCGGCTCATCACGCAGGACTCTGAGAACGAGCTCAAGAAGCTGCAGCAGACGCAGGAGTACTTCATCATCCAGTACCAGGAGAACATGCGCCTCCAAGGTGGGTGGGAGACCGGGGGCTGACAGGGCCGGCGCGCTGGCAGTGCCGGTCCTAACACTGCGCCCCGTCCCCCAGCCCAGttctcccagctctcccagctgggTCCCCAGGAGCGCCTGTCACGGGAGACGACgctgcagcagaagaaagcGTCGCTGGAGGCCTGGCTGCACCGGGAGGCCCAGACACTACAGCAGTACCGTGTGGTGAGTGCCGCTGCCCTGGCCCCATGCTGGCTGTGCCATCATCCACGTGCCCCATAACACCGTCCCGCCTTGCAGGACCTGGCCGAGAAGCACCAGAAGACGCTGCAGCTGCTGCGCAAGCAGCAGACGACCATACTGGATGATGAGCTGATCCAGTGGAAGCGTCGGCAGCAGCTAGCGGGAAACGGGGGTCCCCCTGAGGGCACCCTGGAcgtgctgcagagctggtgggTGCTGGCGCCAGCCGTGCCCGGCAAGGTGGGATGGGGTACTGAGGCCTGGCACGATGCTgagccccgctccccccaggTGCGAGAAGCTGGCGGAGATCATCTGGCAGAACCGGCAGCAGATCCGCCGGGCTGAACACTTGTGCCAGCAGCTGCCGATCCCGGGCCCGGTGGAGGAGATGCTGTCGGAGCTGAACGGCACCATCACTGACATCATCTCTGCCCTGGTGACCAGGTAGCGGTGGGGGCCCAGCTCGGCTGAGGCATCCGGCAGGGTGGGGGGGCCGGATtggggctgctctgcctgcctgcccctgatccccgtgcccccccagcaccttCATCATCGAGAAGCAGCCCCCCCAGGTGCTGAAGACACAGACTAAGTTTGCAGCCACCGTGCGGCTCCTGGTGGGGGGGAAGCTGAACGTGCACATGAACCCCCCCCAGGTGAAGGCCACCATCATCAGTGAGCAGCAAGCCAAGGCCCTGCTGAAGAACGAGAGTACCCGCAAGTAATgcccagggggctggggggtgtggtggtggtggggacaACTGCTGAGGCAgtggggagcaggagctggagctgggggcgTGGGGGGGCTGCACCTCACGTGGGCTCCCAGCCCTGGTGGTCCCCCTGACCCTGTGTGTTCCTGCGGCAGCGAGAGCAGCGGGGAGATCCTCAACAACTGCTGCGTGATGGAGTACCACCAGGCCACGGGGACGCTCAGTGCCCACTTCCGCAACATGGTGAGTGCCCCTGGCCCCCCACTCCCGACGCTCGCGCCCACCCTCCTATCCCCCCTTCATATTCCCCTGTGTTCACCCCTTGTATGCCCATCTGTGTTGCATTCCCCCTGTGTTCACCTCGGTGTCCCCTCGTGTCCCCATCTGTCGCCCTGTGCTCACCTCCCGTGTCCCTGCAGTCCCTGAAGCGGATCAAGCGCTCGGACCGCCGTGGGGCTGAGTCTGTGACAGAGGAGAAGTTCACCATCCTCTTCGAGTCGCAGTTCAGTGTTGGTGGCAACGAGCTGGTCTTCCAGGTGAAGGTAAAGCCGCCAGCCACGTCCCCTCTGCAGGGCATGGGCAAGCCGTGGGCATCATGCCCACgggtgtggggctgggctggggccaCAGGGTGCCTGTGCAGGCCGGGGGTGCCCGCGGGCGATGCTCCGGCAAGGCCCCACAGCCCATCCCGGTCTCCTTCCTCCCGGCAGACgctgtccctgcctgtggtGGTGATCGTGCATGGGAGCCAGGACAATAATGCCACAGCCACCGTGCTCTGGGACAACGCCTTCGCCGAGCCCGTGAGTGCCAGTGTCatggtggggcaggaggggcccCATCCGccccgggggggctgcaggagtTGGTCTCAGTCTTCTGGCAGGGATGCGCCAGGAGGCGGTAGGCAGAGCTTTGTGCTGACCCTGCTTTGTGTCCCCCCAGGGCCGCGTGCCCTTCGCTGTGCCTGACAAGGTGCAGTGGCCCCAGCTCTGCGAGGCACTCAACATGAAGTTCAAGGCAGAGGTGCAGAGCAGCCGCGGGCTGACCAAGGAGAACTTGGTGTTCCTGGCGCAGAAGCTCTTCAACAGCACCAGCTCCCACCTGGAGGACTACAGCAGCACCACGGTGTCCTGGTCCCAGTTCAACCGGGTGAGTGGGCTGGGCTGTGTGCCAGGAGAGTCGTGGAGCCCCGAGGTCCCACCGTGCTCTGGGATGGGCTTCACTACATCTGTGGTACCAGTGCTCGTGCTGGGGGGCTGGATGGGGCACATCCCTCCCAAGGAGCCGTTTCTTGCTGGGGTGATGCAAAATGCTGGGGTGATGCAAAATGGGGTGATGCTGGGGAGATGGCTGTTGGCTGCAGTGGGGCGGGAGGTGTCGCCTCCCTTGCTTGAAGGCACCCGGTGCTCTAGGCCACGCAGACAGGGTCTGTGTTCTTGGGGAGGCATTGCTGGCGCTcccctggggctgtgctgcctgGCCAGGCTGACCTGCACCTGGTTTGGCAGCGCTGGCGGGCGTCCCACAGTCCAAGTCCCCAAGTGTCCACTGCTGCACCAAACGCTTGTGCTGTTTGACAGCAGCTATGAGGCTGGAGGCAGGAGTGCTCATTTTCTGGGGTTTTCAACAGGAAAACCTGCCCGGGAGGAATTACACCTTCTGGCAGTGGTTTGACGGGGTCATGGAGGTGCTGAAGAAGCATCTGAAGCCGCACTGGAACGATGGGTAAGAGCCGCCCTGCCCGACACTGCCCGGCCCCGAGAACCCTGGCCCTGACACCCCGCTCTGCCTAGGGCCATCCTGGGCTTCGTCAACAAGCAGCAGGCGCATGACCTGCTCATCAACAAACCCGATGGGACCTTCCTCCTGCGGTTCAGTGACTCGGAGATTGGTGGCATCACCATCGCGTGGAAGTTCGACTCCTGTGAGTGCATGCCGAGAGCTGGCACCTGCCCAGCCCCACTGTCCCTGGCCCCAGCCTAGGACTTGCCGGTCTTGTGCCCACGGGGCcggtgctgctgctccagcacctcctgtCTCGTCTGGgcaccagcactgctgcagcttgGCTGCCCTGTGGCAGCTGTGGCCACATCCAGCCCAAGTGCCGGTgttggtggggaggagggactGGGCTAAACCGTCCGACCCAAGTCCCTTTGGGGCTGTACAAAACACAGCGACTCCATGGTGCTTCCTGGTTCAGTGGGTTTGCATGGGTTGCCTGACCCTGTGCAGCAAGTCTGCTCATTACTGTTCTTCCTAAGAACATCCTTCGGAGGgttgtgtggctgaggagcgcTGCAAAGCCCTGCGGAGCCCCGCTGCGGCCAGGGGGGACCTGCCCGCCACGTGTCTGGTTGAGGCCAGACCTGCTTCGAGTTCACTGTGCCTCCTGGCTGATCCAGTTTCCTGGCGACCTGTGTTTTGCCCTTAAATGTTGCCGGGGGAGGGATGCAGAGCAGGAAATGCCATCTGATGTTCAACATGATCTCACAGCCTGCATCCGGAGCGGAGCTGGGAGCCACCGGCGGCTTTGGGCGTCACCGTGGTCcttgctcttttcttccagctgagaGGATGTTCTGGAACCTGATGCCTTTCACCACCAGGGACTTCTCCATCCGCTCCCTGGCCGACCGCCTTGGGGACCTCAGTTACCTCATCTATGTGTTCCCTGACCGGCCCAAGGACGAGGTCTTCTCTAAGTACTACACGCCGGTTCTCTGTGAGTCCACGCCAGGTAGCGCTGCCCCTTCACCCCACGCGCGTCCCTCTCCTTTGTGCATCTGACTGGGGTAGAGCCAGGGCTCACAGCATCCCTCTGCCCCAAGGCTGCATCCAGCCCCATGGGGGCTCTGCAGCTGGCCATGCgtgagcccccagccccaccgcaGGCTTGCAGCATGCACCAGCAGCTCGGGGCCTTAGTGCTGCCTTCTTTCCTCTAGCTAAAGCCGTGGATGGATACGTGAAGCCACAGATCAAGCAAGTGGTGCCAGAGTAAGCCTGACCCTGAATGCAGACCCTGGGCAGTCCCGTGGGATCGGCCCCAGCAAGGTGGCTGGGGTGGCCAGCAGCCCAGGGCACCTCTGCTTTCGGGCTCCAGCACCACCAATGGCCACGTTGGTGCTGAGCCGGTGCTGGAGGCTGAGGCGCGTGGGCCTGTGGCCAAGGCAGGGCTGTATGTTGCCCGGGAGGGCAGGTGCCCCACTTGCCGTGCTGCCCTTCAGTGGGCTGGGGACCCCACACATTGTCACTGTTTGTGGGTGTGGGGTTTGGGTCCCCTGCTGGCACCCTGCCAGTCTCGGGAGATGCCGGTCCGAGGTGATGGGAAGTCCCAGAGTGCAATGTCGCCCCGGGGGAGCCTGTCCGGTCCCCTGCCAGCGCTCACAAGCCCCTCGTCCCCACAGGTTCGTCAGCGCAtcaggtgattctgcccctGGAGGGGCCACCTACATGGACCAGGCTCCCTCGCCCGCCGTCTGCTCCCAGCCCCATTACAACATGTATGCCCAGAAGTAGGTATCGCATCCCCTGTCTCTGTCCTGCCATGGCTGGTCCTCCCCGCCTCACCCCCTGCCTCCCGCAGCCCCGACACCGTGCTGGACCCCGAGGGAGACTTCGACCTGGATGACACCATGGACGTGGCAAGGCATGtggaggagctgctgcggcGCCCTATGGACAGTCAGTGGATCCCCCATGCCCAGTCGTGACGGGCGGGTgcccggccccccggccccggccctgtGGGGACTGTGCTGTGTTTGTGTCTCTGTGCCAGGGGGGTGGCGGGTGGGCCCTGCCCCGGAGATTTGCTCTGTGCTGCCCCGAAACGCAGGCTGGCGTCCGGCTCTTTGGTGTTTATGCCCTTGTATAAACGGCAGCGGATTTGTCGCATGGTTTTCCTGTATGTTCCTTTTAAGAGGCCCAGCTTCGGCTTTCCGCTTCTGCAAGCaccggccccgcagcccccctgCTCCCCGTCAAGGGGCTGCTCGGGGCAGGGGCCGGGGGTCCGGCCTCGGGTTTGCTTTCGCAGTCGTCACTAAGAATGTATGTGTCGCCTTCTTGTTCTACCCCGTGGCTCTGTTCCCAGGGGGTGTGTGGGCGCACCAGGCTCTggcatggggtgggggtgggggggtcagcCGGGGCTCCCCCCTGGCCCGTGCTGGCACTCTGCTCCACAGCAGCCGGGTCCCCTCCCGGACCTCGTCTCCTCCTCTGGTCCCCTAAGGATGTGGGACCCCCTTTGGCTCCTGGCCTCAATGTCCCCTGCCAGAGCCAGTGCAGCACAAGGGAGACAGGGTGCGAGGGCACCCAGCGAGGGTGGCCAGGCAGTGTGGGTGGTTTGGGGGGAGCGGAGCCTTctgcctccccacccccccgcctcTCCCCTTGCTCTGGCCAAGAAGTTCTGGGGTCCTGGCCATGTTATTTTTCTATCACAGAGTAAATAAAGCACGGAATATTTTTATAACACAAAAGCTCTGGGTTTCACGTGTGTCTTGGGGAGGAGACAGgtccctgccctggggggggaGGAGCCCCTGGGGCCAGGGGTGGTGGGGGACACGGGTGGCCCCGTGTTCCCCAAGCTCTGGGTGACACACAGCAGGTGAGTGGTGGCCTGGTGCAGGGTTGGGGtacgtgtccccatgtcccttcCCCAGTGCAGGGGGCTGGgcctccacctgcagcccccgGGTCCTGAGAGTGTGCCCGGGCagcggggggggcggccgggagGGTGCAGCTGGGGCCCAGAGGCTGGGGACGTTTTCCCggggaaaaacaaagcaaaccagaCAACTTACACTATTTTTTTAGAAGAAGGAGCTTGCTTTTGCCGAGGCGTGAAGAACGGCGGGGGCTTGCTCTCGGGTTTTAATTGCGCTTTAATTCTCcgctgggcggggggggcggggccgcgtCGGGTTGTTGGCAGaagtgagaaaatgaaaat from Haliaeetus albicilla chromosome 7, bHalAlb1.1, whole genome shotgun sequence encodes:
- the LOC104319787 gene encoding signal transducer and activator of transcription 5B isoform X2 — protein: MAVWIQAQQLQGEALRQMQALYGQHFPIEVRHYLSQWIESQAWDSIDLDNPQENVKATQLLEGLIQELQKKADHQVGEDGFLLKIKLGHYATQLQNTYDRCPMELVRCIRHILYHEQRLVREANNSPSPAGSLVDAMSQKHLQINQTFEELRLITQDSENELKKLQQTQEYFIIQYQENMRLQAQFSQLSQLGPQERLSRETTLQQKKASLEAWLHREAQTLQQYRVDLAEKHQKTLQLLRKQQTTILDDELIQWKRRQQLAGNGGPPEGTLDVLQSWCEKLAEIIWQNRQQIRRAEHLCQQLPIPGPVEEMLSELNGTITDIISALVTSTFIIEKQPPQVLKTQTKFAATVRLLVGGKLNVHMNPPQVKATIISEQQAKALLKNESTRNESSGEILNNCCVMEYHQATGTLSAHFRNMSLKRIKRSDRRGAESVTEEKFTILFESQFSVGGNELVFQVKTLSLPVVVIVHGSQDNNATATVLWDNAFAEPGRVPFAVPDKVQWPQLCEALNMKFKAEVQSSRGLTKENLVFLAQKLFNSTSSHLEDYSSTTVSWSQFNRENLPGRNYTFWQWFDGVMEVLKKHLKPHWNDGAILGFVNKQQAHDLLINKPDGTFLLRFSDSEIGGITIAWKFDSSERMFWNLMPFTTRDFSIRSLADRLGDLSYLIYVFPDRPKDEVFSKYYTPVLSKAVDGYVKPQIKQVVPEFVSASGDSAPGGATYMDQAPSPAVCSQPHYNMYAQNPDTVLDPEGDFDLDDTMDVARHVEELLRRPMDSQWIPHAQS
- the LOC104319787 gene encoding signal transducer and activator of transcription 5B isoform X1: MAVWIQAQQLQGEALRQMQALYGQHFPIEVRHYLSQWIESQAWDSIDLDNPQENVKATQLLEGLIQELQKKADHQVGEDGFLLKIKLGHYATQLQNTYDRCPMELVRCIRHILYHEQRLVREANNSPSPAGSLVDAMSQKHLQINQTFEELRLITQDSENELKKLQQTQEYFIIQYQENMRLQAQFSQLSQLGPQERLSRETTLQQKKASLEAWLHREAQTLQQYRVDLAEKHQKTLQLLRKQQTTILDDELIQWKRRQQLAGNGGPPEGTLDVLQSWCEKLAEIIWQNRQQIRRAEHLCQQLPIPGPVEEMLSELNGTITDIISALVTSTFIIEKQPPQVLKTQTKFAATVRLLVGGKLNVHMNPPQVKATIISEQQAKALLKNESTRNESSGEILNNCCVMEYHQATGTLSAHFRNMSLKRIKRSDRRGAESVTEEKFTILFESQFSVGGNELVFQVKTLSLPVVVIVHGSQDNNATATVLWDNAFAEPGRVPFAVPDKVQWPQLCEALNMKFKAEVQSSRGLTKENLVFLAQKLFNSTSSHLEDYSSTTVSWSQFNRENLPGRNYTFWQWFDGVMEVLKKHLKPHWNDGAILGFVNKQQAHDLLINKPDGTFLLRFSDSEIGGITIAWKFDSSERMFWNLMPFTTRDFSIRSLADRLGDLSYLIYVFPDRPKDEVFSKYYTPVLCESTPAKAVDGYVKPQIKQVVPEFVSASGDSAPGGATYMDQAPSPAVCSQPHYNMYAQNPDTVLDPEGDFDLDDTMDVARHVEELLRRPMDSQWIPHAQS